Below is a genomic region from Henckelia pumila isolate YLH828 chromosome 3, ASM3356847v2, whole genome shotgun sequence.
TATATATTGAATTTATCATGAGATTTTTTATTAATAGAATTTTTGTATTAGATTTTTTTGAGTTGTAATAACTTTTGTaccaatatcaaatattatttgAAGGCTTTCTTCCTTAATGCTAAAACCTGAAGTTCAATCAAGCACTTGAGGTTCTGACCCGATCCATTTGGTCTAGGCAATTTGGGTTGGGTTTTTATATCGGATACGGAAATCCAAAGATTTGAATAGGGTCCAAGGTTACATTGCGAAGATTTCATACCAGTTGGGCCTATTTTCACTTTACATGGTATGAGGATAAATTGAtggaataaatataataatgtgTTCCAACTTCCAAAAAACATTTCAAagtaattaaaaaaagaaaaacgaaAGTCGAGATCTTTGTAAAGAAATgatttagatatatattaaatataaaattcaattaggttgttatattaataaattattgtTATAACATTTAGGGAAAATTGATATATTGGTCCTATAACCTTTCATATCTTATATGCATAGAACGTAAGCAATCCATTTTGTTTTTCACTCTCGACAAATCCTAAAGGTTTAAGAAGAAGAGAAGTAATTCTACACGATAAGATAATTTGTTTTACACGAATGCGGATTCGGGCTGTAGCCGATCTTCATCTACCACCACCGAAATATGGTATGAAATGTTTAAtctttatgtgtttttattttttgtgttttttcgCTTTCATTTGCATCGatccttattttgaattaaatcatTCTCACGTTCATCTAGATTTGATGCAATTGCAGATTTGAGATGCAATGTTTCTTACTATCGCTTATATTGCCAAAGAAAAGCTGTTGACCAAGTACAGGTTGTAGACCTTTCATAGGATTGATGGATGTCATTTGAGAGGGTCAAGTGCTGGAGTTCTTTTGACAGCTGTAAGTGTTGACCCAAACAACAACATTTTTCCCATTGCATATGCTGTGGTTATGAAAGAGACTGGAGAAACTTGGGGTTGGTTTTTGTCTTTGCTAAAGTTGGAATTCAAAATCGAGAGGGATTATGAATGGACCTTCATGTCAGATAAACAGAAAGGCTTTATCCAAGCAATGCGAGAAGTCTTTCCCAATGCTGAACACAGGTTTTGTGTTAGGCATATGCATGCCAACTTCCGAAACGCCGGTTTTAGGGGACAAGCATTCAAACATGCTATGTGGGAGTGTGCTAGGGCATCAACTGTTAATGAATTTGATAGAAAAATGAAAGAACTCAGAGAACTCGATGAAAATGCCTACCAATGGTTCAATGATAAGACACCTACTCAGTGGAGTAGATCACACTTTCAAGAATTTCCTAAGTGTGACATGCTACTTAATAATGGATGTGAGTCTTTCAACAGTGTCATTTTGGAAGCAAGGGAGAAACCATTAATTTCTATGTTGGAATGGATACTGGAGTATTTAATGCAAAGAATGCAAactaatagagatagagctcaagAGAAGTGGAAAGGGATACTTTGTCCCAAGATTGAAAAAATCATAGAAAAGACAAGTAAAAAAGTTGGAGATTGTCTTCCTATTAAAGCTGATGCATTTCATTATCAAATTTCATGCTTTGATGCACTTGGAACCAAATATAGTGTAGATTTGAAAAATCATACCTGTGGATGTAGGAAATGGGAATTGTCTGGAATTCCATGCAATCATGCTTTATGTGCTATCTACACACAAATGCTGGATTACCATGACTTCACACATCCATATTACAGTGTTGAGACCTATAAAAAAGTGTATGCTCCTGTTATTATACCTATAAATGGTAGGCGTGAGTGGCAAGCTTCTAACTATATTTCTCCACTTCCACCAATATTTGAAAGAAGTGTTGGTAGGCCTAAGAAAGCAAGATGTAGGGAAAGTGATGAACAACCACAAAAGAGAAGAAAGAGAAATAAGGGTAAACCGCAGTTGATTGAAAATGCCAATAAGATGAAACGACAACAACATACACTCAAGTGTAGTCGGTGTGGGGCCGAAGGCCATAACAAAAGAACTTGTCCTCCCACTGGTATAGTAAAAAATCTGACACATGTGGAAACAGGACTTGAAGAAGAGGACCAAATTCAAAGTCAATTAACACGATTAATAGTCCATCGTGTTTCCTAAGTGTTACACATGAACTTGATGATCTAGGTGAGGAGGAAATCGTCTCTCCATAAGGATGTACTTATTGGACAATCCTCAAGTTCTTTTGATATGTTAAATGTAAGTAAATATGATAAAATTTTGTTTATAAATTTCAGTTTAAtagtaattttaattttcaacatACTATCATGGTATTTTTAATTAGAATTTTATCTTATCGACACTTGCAGGTGTTTGGTGATGCATCTACGGCTGTAACTATGAACAAAACAAGCATATCATCTCAAATTGAAACTGAAATCATGAACGCTGTAATTAATTAGTAATCTGATATTcatctatatatttttaaattaattgtgTTAACACTCTCTTTTTATGTGTTATTGAATAGGTTAAAAATAATTCCAGTACACTCCAAACAACTTTAGCTTCAGGGGACACTCAAATTCCGCTAATGATGTTGTCCCACCACCTTCAATGTATGCTCAGTTCCAGCAATGCCAGAATCcagcaaataaaattaatatacgAGCATTTAATAATCGATGTTTTCTTTGTCattgatttctttgtgttgataTAAAATGATTCAGACTTCAGTTTACTTTAGTTCTGAATCTGCATCTGTAGTGTAACATTTAagtatattataaaatataaatattatctaaattcacaattttcaaattatttgtaTGTCCAATTAAATATATACTCTCATAAATCAGACCACTTACCCAAAAGATACGGGAAGTGTCACAATTATCTTCTTGTTGGAAATATTATGCAAAATCCCAATTGatgcaaagaaaataaaataatggaAGATGCATGGTCGCTACCCTGTTCAAATCGAAGGATATTGTTCtgtttagaaataaaaataaaataaaatgtagaAAGTATGAACGCATGCATGATTACTACTATTTTGATGTAAGTTGTTGTGTTTAGGTCACAATTTTATCAAAACTAATCGGTATTGATTacataatttaaataaggaaaCTTGAATGGTAGAATTTGAGTTGTTAAATATgtatttatctatttaaaattaaaattaaattaaatgtagAAAGTATGAACACACGCATGATTATATGTTATctgtaataaaaaaaagaaataattaatttattaaattatcaaTTTTCTTTATAAATTACTAATATTcctactttatatatatatatatatatatataccacaaAGATTACTGTCTGTCGAATCAATAGACTCCTTATTAGTTAGGATATCTTAGTAACTTAGTTATTAATCcgctgttttttaaaaaaatgtttatttttatctCTGAAATCAAAAGGTTTCTCACGTTTTAATTGTTATGCAagttattatataaattataacTATTAAGATTAATCacgtatatttattatttatttgaaaaaattttgagaaaaaatatattcttactaaaatttgatatataattttctattttaaaaGAACAATTTTCATTCAATTATGACAATCCCCTCACCCACTCTCCATTAGCCATCGACTTGTTAACGACCATTTTAACTTTATTAGAGAAGGAAGAACTTCGAAAGATACATGACCAATGGCTGAAAAGAAGAACTTGTGGTGTACAAAGTTCTGATCAAGTTCTGATCATTTTCAACTACAAAGCTTCTCTGGACTTTTCATCATATGCGGAATAGTATGCTCTGTATCACTTTTTTTACATTGTTGCTCGATCGTGAACAAGTTCAAACGATATTTGTCTGAATAATCAGAAAATAATGCTAGAGGTACAACCAATATatcgtacaacgatatttacaataattatatcgtgatattttgctattatctcgtgagattttgatatgatatcgtgatattttgcattcaatgtattgtgagatttgataaattaaaattttgtattgaattttttgtggtgtaaaaattgttgtacaaatttggttgtacatgtagcattgctcATAATCAGAACCCTCTACGCATAGCAGTTTACGGTCCTTACGAATCCAAATGTATGTATCTTTCATTGATGAAAAGGAAGAAGAATGTAAAAACAAGTTGAGAAGAAAGGACATGGGAGAACCATCCAGGGGAAGTGCAGAGATTCAATATTTGAATGGAATCGAAAATAACAAGCCAAGCCTTTTTTCGGAGAGGCATGATGACGATACATACTCTCCTTGAATGATATTCGAAATCAAATTCATCTAGAATTTCTTGATGAGCCAAGGAAAGACAAAAAAGGAAACGTTTTCTAATTATGTTGATCCTGTTATTATTTCCTTGTAGTTCATCTGTATAGGATGTTTGTTGCTTTAATATAACATGTGAATATCAACAGTTGCAGTAAGTTAGTTAGAATATATTTGCTGATTTTTGTTGTCGAGTGTTGAAAAAATGTTGGGGTCGAAAGCAAAAAAATTGTAtttcacaatttttatttttagtttttttttttttaaaaatgtggtGGTGATAATTGATAAATGAAAGAAGGTTGTTCATTGAGACATTAAGACAGATGAGTCGTTTTTAAAGAAACTGATGACACAAAATCAcaacaaatatttttcttatcTTATAATgcaaggaaatttaaatttaaataaaatgacatttaTAAAACAATTAGGTTGCGTTTACTTGTTTTGATAAATGAATACATAATTAATACCGACTAATCCTATGTTTACTTGCAAAATTGAAAATGAGTATAAATCTTTCGGCCCGTTAATGATAGGATTCACAAATGATTTTTAGTCCTAAATTTTTCTTGGGATTATAAATCTTTACAAGGAAAGAGAGTGAAAAATTTTTTAATctattattatttatctataaccACTCTATATCCTATCAAATTATCTTATAAGtaatcatattttaatttttatcctTGCTCAATCCCATCATTTAAACTTTAAAGTAAACACAACCttagaaaatatatatagagataagataagtaatatagagataagtaatataatgtaataaaaaaataaaaaaataagaaatgatagttaaaatattatttgatttgattgatagattatagtttgtttgatttaatttgttgattaaattttagataaaatgataaaattaaaattttgtttttttaataattaaaaattatgaataatattatttaatatttataaaggataatatagtaatttaaattcaatgatttgattgatgtatgataaataattaatagatgaataaataatatgacaaaaaaacgtgagattggataagataaattatacataaattttttcttgtaattataatataaatgaTGAAATTCATAATAACCACAATTTTAGAGTAAACAAAGATCAAAATCATCATCATTCATAAAATTGattaataaaacataaaataggTCAAATATACCAAATCTAAGATACATTCTAGAGAAAATTAAAGGTCATTCGTGGGACTTCCATTCAATaatcattaatatatatactatttcaATACGATAGTCAATATTATAAGACAAAATCCACAACAACAATCAAATTAATAACAAAAACTTTGCAACATAAAAGTGCGAGCTTTAACACATGATCAATTAAcgtaaaaaaaagaagaagaaaaaaagttGAAACGAAACGAGAAGTTGTAAATAAAAACCAAAGGTGGAATTCCTACAAGTTGAAAGGGCCTGCAGACATATTCTTCCATCTTCCATTATTCCAATCTTGATGAACTCTCAATTTCTTCGCATCGTAGCCAATCTCCACCCCGAAAATCTCAAAGTAAACATAATACTTTCCTTCATTGAGATCCGCTCCGCTCACGGTCCCGACCCACCATCCGTCGTTATCAAAAGCGTCGACACGGTCGCCGAGCCTGAATTTGGCCTTGTACAACGCGGGGGGCCGTGGCCGGACTTCGGTGGCGTCGACAACCTCTCGAAGTGGCGTGGACATATCATGATCTTCAACGAGGGTTTTGTACTCCACCACGTATTGGTTGTGTCTCGGAATCGGCGCGACGACGGTGGCCTTGTAGTAGGAACCCACGAACCCATCCTCTTTGCTTGCGACTTCCACACGGTCTCCTTGCCGAAAATACATCATCTTCCAATGCTTAATTTTCTTGTCGAATGCGCGAGTGTGAAATTTTATGCATGGTTCGGGGATGTGCTATTTATAGGCTTTGTCGAGTgtgtgtttatttattattatatatggaAGGTTTTTATTTTAGGGATTTTTTTTGGATGAAATCTCCCAACAACTAGATATCGATTGGGACACTTCCCGGATAATTTGGATGTGAGtaactaaaaatttaaaatatttttaaaatacaatATGAAGATAGAATTTGAAAAGCGATTTTTTTTCTGATGTATGCAGAATTAATCAATTGCAGgtagatttttatcatttcaatttacaaatctttaaaaaatcaacgattttttttttttttttttgaaaaaacagcggatcaatttatttattactAAGATATCCCAATTAAGGAGGCTATTGATTCGAATACAGTAATCCTCGTGAGTATATGACTATATGTATCAAGTAGGAATATGAGTATATAGTTAATAAAAAATATCGATAgcttatataaaataattgttgAATTATTTCATTTATATTTTTCACGAAAAATGGTAGTACGTACTAATCATGCGTTCATACTTTATACattaaatttcattttaaatagataaatacatttttttttgaatcaagataaatacatattaaaataattcaaattctaCAATCCGAGTCCTTAATGTAATCATCGAACACATTAGGGACCCGGCCCGGATCAAATGGATGACTccaaactaaaaattttaaatataaatctaTACTATATCTTTGAACGTGAGACCTTATTTATACTAATGGCAAACCTTGATGTTGCCTACCAAATTTACCTAACTCATTTCATTTAACAATCACTATTAATTCCAAAAAGTATATACTATTGTAAATCTATCATCACACAAGTTTATTTGAATCTTATGTAACTAGGGGTGGTTCGGTACGGGTACGGTATACCGCATGCCGTATCGAAAATTtcgataccgaaattttcgatatCGATACcttaccgaaaatttcggtataccgacatgccggtataccgaaatttcggtatgacataaatccataccgataccgtaccgaatatcaaaattcggtacggtatcggtatgataccgtgtatatcgatttttttataccgatttttttccggtataccgaaataccgaaaattcaaaaatcttatactgataacgataccgaaaatttcggtacggtatgaggtataccgaaattttcgatatttttggttttttttttgtacgATAAAGGCGGTATGACgacatttcgatattttttaTCAGCCATATATGTAACTCTTATATATCCTAATTCAATAAtctatcatttaaaattttttatcaaaaaaCCTCCCAAGAATATcgtatataatttttaatttttttacataAGAAAGTTTTTGCATGTGCAAACATCTCGCGCGTGTCTAGAAATAATAGTATATAACCATTATGCATGTTTTACTCTCTTAATATTCTATGAATGATCACAAGTCATGACACCAACTCCTTCCATTCATACAATATTACAATTCTGAGAATGGAAAAAGACATTTTTTATGTTTGGGATTTATATTCCTTGAAATTggttttttttgtttgaattggacatgagattatatatatttcttggCAAGAGTGTGCTTCTTGTTGATTGGCATCAGAACCTTGAGTACGTACTCCTATTTTCACTCCAATCTCCTGGAAAAAAATTGAGGTCGTTCGAAGAACTTCAAAACGCTATAGATATAGCGACGCGCGAGACGACAATTGAATTATGAAATCCGCTTAAATTTAGGTCATTCAAACAAATCTAGCGTCCTTTCAAATCTATCGATCCAAATTCATGATAAAAGAATTTCAATTTTGTATGATATAGGTTTTCTTAAGGTCAAATTGACTTCAAAACAACAAATAGGatggatataatatatatagcaaaatatatatatatacaatgatCTATCTTCTAATATGGTTAACTATATGTCCTAGCTGGAACTCGCGGACCTCGCGGTGGAtactataatatttttcttttacttttaaaaacatttttttatattaaatttctaACATGAAAACAGTGGTATGAGTCGTATGACTTATGAGTAATTAGAATAAATGTATGAGataaaatacaaatttaattttgattaatttatatttttttcataatgtttaaattttaaaattaaagaggCATTTTATTCCAGATATTTTCAGTATATAGTGCATATTAATATTCCCtcctaataaataaaaataaaacatataaaatttcctcctttttttttttttttgaaactttcCTCCTTTTAATTACAGAAAAAGTGAAAAAGGACCAGTAAATTAAGTACTTGGTTGCGGGTGAAAAAAATACAATGATGAATTTCCTCCTTTTACAACTCTTTTGGctgaagaaaaaaataaataacctaACTTTCCCTTCTTTTTTCAGCTAAAAGGCCTCGATTATTCTTTAATGGAAATTcttgcattgactcctataaaaatataaattaatacttAAGACTTGGTTTCACTAATATATAATTATCCGGGATTTGTATATTTTTCTTCGCTTAGTTAATATCATTTGGTACAATAGATGAAAATAAAATGAACACAAGTTTTTACTTATATCATGTTATTTCATTTTTTGGTTAACTTAATTTCATCTCACGCTACGTGACATCATTGATTTCATACATGACATCAAGTGATatccacaaattttttttttcgaggtTATATCTATGAATTAAAGATATAGGGAGATAAATGATAATAGCTGTTGCCTATTTAATTTGATCGTCTTAATTTGGCGACAAGAAGAACTTGAATTTGAACCTTTTTAAgaatatttaataattgttgCATGTCATGAATACACATGTTCGATATTAGAGAGTTTTTAGAAAActcataatataattatttatctgGTCTGGGTTTAGACTTTTATCGTTGGAAAGTATGCGAGTCTCTCGtaatttgttaataaaaaatttataattacttatttttaaatattgcaaatattatataaaaaatgtgttaaaaaatacataaacaATTATTTTTTAGTTCGAAAACTACTTTGGGGTTAAAACATCGCTAGGACTTTTTCGTTTGGATGGAGATGCGGGATTTAATGAGCGCTTGAATCGTTCTATATTGGGGTGATTATTTGGGATGATCGAGGAAAGTTGCTTTGGCCGAAAAAATTCTACTAAATATACTAGAGATAAATATTTTgtctaaaaattatcaaaaaaccTTAGTATTTGCTAGACctgattttatttgttatttattagggaaacaaaaaaattaaataaaaacaattaaaatatattatttttttatccgTGAGATTTGACATGCATGTTGTATCATTCGATCTACATGTACGTTTGAGTTTTTCTtttacaaaatttgaaaatattgtgAATGAAAAACTCAAAAAATGCTTCCTAAGGAGCATACATTAGGTTAATTTTGGTTGAGTGGGGGCAATCGCTAGAGGTCATGAACGTTTGATGgattttattttacatcaacCTATATTCGGGGTGAAGCCAGaaaagatggaggatgatgagtgagagcttcttgaccgacaagtgttaggggtaatacgattgaccctaacaaagaacgtgACACACAATGTGGCGGAGGAAAAAACTACGGAGGAGATACTGTCCATTTTGTCAgacatgtacgagaagccatcagcaaataataaagtgttcctcatgaaaaatttattcaacttgaagatggaAGAAGGTGCTTCGGTGATggcacacatcaatgaattcaacacgattgtttttgtagtgaccctgcatggaatcacctactaactggcaactaatagcatgcaataacttaataaagcaaaatgcttaacagagtaaaaacgtgcggaaacatatccataatttatatatcagcttagtaaaataagtctaggcttaatactgtagtgatacaagcATATCGAaaatcttaaaagtaaacattatacagctaaaaaaATCTTGCTGTATAAAATCTCATCAAGGCTCCAGCTCCCTAGTtctgccttgaaccaccagctccgtccatcctacgacctgccccgtgaaatagggtgtccaagataacaactaggacgtgagcgctaatgcccagtacatagacatgagtaaacatatgtatataatgcatgcaacatgatgacagacgaagggtcatctgaaaagtcatgctcagtaccgacgccacatgagtgctgctaccgcacggatcaacctctgggtgcaaccacactcgtctaatacaccagagtagacagacataaatgcccccgccgtcgcggtactctcagtgacagactatcgagtatagagctgagcggctctataatcaggtataataaggcctatttatagacaaaataAACTAGGGTGTTCGGTATTCTCGAGTCGATGTCGAGACGTCCGAGCTCATGTATGCACGCCACGTATCAAAggcttgagctgagtcactatcatttttgacagctcatgcttaggcgccaGCAGTCACACATGCAAGCGTTCACACACCTGCCTGCCTGTCCTTGAGGGTTCAGGCTTGTTTTTGTTGACAAGTGTTCATTCCCGACCTGAACACAATGTgctcttcccatgaccgaacactaccttggCCTTGCACAACACTTTATTGAACTCCTAGACCCGACCCGAGCTACAAATTCTTTTGGCCGAGATCTTAAGTCCAAACCCTCCATTTTCTTGAGCACCCAAGTCCCGACCCGAGCCATGTCCTTCCTTGGCTGAACCCCTCATGGCCGAACCCTCCTTTGGTTCCCATCATGACCGACCTGAGCCCCCAAAGGAAGACCCGAGCTCAATCCAAGCTCCATGCCCGAGCtctagctcaatgcccgagccCTAGTCAAAGTCACACACACGGCCAAGCTCTTGATGCCAACCATGTCCGACCCGAGCCGATGGTCAAATCCATCAACCCTAACTCATTCTCATACCATGTGTTTTTGATCTTGACTTGTGCTCTGGTTTGTTTAAttaataacccttaatcatatttaacatattattatcataaaatggaatctgggttactacattctccccacctttagatatttcgtccgcgaaataaaatctaaagacataTTAAGATAACAACATGAatcatcaaaccatgttttattacaacaactgtaattacatctttacatggtaatcaaaagtataaagcaaacaactcaggatattctgctcgcatacgactctctgtttcccaagttgcttcttcaacgcctcgacgctgccactgtaccatcacaagtggtatagtcttgttccgaagaactttctccttcctgtctaggatacggattggtcgttcaacaaaagacagatctggctctagctgaatatcagtagactgaatcacatgagattcattagctatatactgtcgaagcaacgacacatgaaaaacattatgtatactggaaagagatggcggtaaagccaaacgataagcaacatctccgatcttctccagtatctcgAAAGGCCCAAtataacgaggagacaacttgcctttcacaccaaatctcatcacctttctgaaaggtgatactcgtaaaaacacatattcaccaggctcgaactgaagtggcctgcggcgaatattagcataactggcttgtctatcttgagcaactttgatcctatgcttgatcaaatctaccttgtctacaatctgctgcaccaattcaggaccctcgacttgtcgttcccagacttcatcccaaaataacggagtacgacatcgtcgaccgtacaatgcctatcaatactacgatgataactgttattgtagaaATTCGatccaagataagccaaagtccaaGACAGAAGAACgtcaaacatctcgaaacaaattgataaacacttcgcttcattTCCACCAGAATTTtcctgtgcttgagcgtaaaactc
It encodes:
- the LOC140888582 gene encoding uncharacterized protein, coding for MKETGETWGWFLSLLKLEFKIERDYEWTFMSDKQKGFIQAMREVFPNAEHRFCVRHMHANFRNAGFRGQAFKHAMWECARASTVNEFDRKMKELRELDENAYQWFNDKTPTQWSRSHFQEFPKCDMLLNNGCESFNSVILEAREKPLISMLEWILEYLMQRMQTNRDRAQEKWKGILCPKIEKIIEKTSKKVGDCLPIKADAFHYQISCFDALGTKYSVDLKNHTCGCRKWELSGIPCNHALCAIYTQMLDYHDFTHPYYSVETYKKVYAPVIIPINGRREWQASNYISPLPPIFERSVGRPKKARCRESDEQPQKRRKRNKGKPQLIENANKMKRQQHTLKCSRCGAEGHNKRTCPPTGIVRRKSSLHKDVLIGQSSSSFDMLNVFGDASTAVTMNKTSISSQIETEIMNAYTPNNFSFRGHSNSANDVVPPPSILQFTLVLNLHL
- the LOC140888583 gene encoding protein AGENET DOMAIN (AGD)-CONTAINING P1-like; translated protein: MMYFRQGDRVEVASKEDGFVGSYYKATVVAPIPRHNQYVVEYKTLVEDHDMSTPLREVVDATEVRPRPPALYKAKFRLGDRVDAFDNDGWWVGTVSGADLNEGKYYVYFEIFGVEIGYDAKKLRVHQDWNNGRWKNMSAGPFNL